The sequence cgaatttttgtgATCCGTGACTTCTCCAAACTTGGAAAGATATTCGATAATGGTAAGAATTCCAAGATGTATGTCAAGCCTCATGGAAATTCTTGTACAATCTGGGAAAAGCAATGTCATAGaaatcaaggattttttttttcaaattatgggCATTCTGGCCATATGCACTACTTGAAAAGCGCTgattatttttgatttctcaACACGAGAACTGTTGCTCAAATCGGAGACAAGTTTGGTGGTCTAGTAGCTATTGCTTATGCCTACAAGCAGAAGATTGCTGTTCTGTATGTCTGTATGTTCTGTATGTTtgttctgtgtttcacgttctaccaaaacgatttctaCTGCTATAGGTTCCACAGTCCACACTACGTGGCATATATCAGAATTCATAGTTTTCTGCTCCTTTCTTAAGTATGTGTCCAGCCagtaatttattataattataatcaTTTTCCCTCCAGCATTCACAGGGCAGTGGTCAGGAAAGATCTCGACTGTTGGAGAGTgtgttgcttccatctaagagatagtgattagtccaaaatcaatatctgtggtaacggatggaaATGATGCtactccaaaacattttttttctttatcgtgattttttattagatattataagttcatcacgacTCTCCTACAATAGTCTGGGCTTGTAATACCTAATAATCATGCGAATCGTTTAATGCTAGTACTGCCAGAACTGTTGCCCAAATCGCcatttcctatttgtcctacccacgactcgggacgtggatgcgcctctgatctaaacagataacactgaatcaacaatttgacgccacaatacacgggtCGAGGCCGCATcactccatcctcgaatgcgccccacgctcgcctagtcgttttgcacctggtctgcccacctcgctcgctgcgctccacgccgtctcgtacctgccggatcggaagcgaacatcatCTTTGGTTTctatccgacattcttgcaacatgccctgcccatcgtacgggcgagctcgtggtttatTCTTCGCGGCTACACGccatcttcttgcacaccgccaaagatggtcttatgcacccgtctctcgaatactccgtgcgcttgcaagttctcctcgggcattgtccatgtttcatgtccgtagaggactacctgtcttataagcgtcttgtacatgacacatttggtgcgatggtgaatcttttttgatcgcAGTTTCTTTCTTATTATTTCAAGACCAGCAtttttatcagccgttagcaaggatgcatagtagacgaattcctcgatcacctggaaggtattcccgtctatcgtaacactgcttcccaggagggccctgtcgcgcttgtTCTGCCCCCTTTGTCTTCGATACTTTCACCACCgatccaacttttgttgcttcacgtatCAGGCggttgtacagttctgccacctttgcaaatgttcggccgacaatgtccatgtcatccgcgaaacaaataaactggactggatctgttgaaaatcgtaccccgactgctacacccggctctccgcctgacaccttctagcgcaatgctgaacaacaggcacgaaagtccatcaccttgtcttagtccccggcgcgattcgaacgaactggagtgttcgcccgaaatcttcacacagttttgcacaccatccaccgttgctttgatcagtctggtaagcttcctagGAAAGCTGTgctttccatagctctacgtggtGTATACTGTCGAATGCCGacatgaaatcaacgaacagatggtgcgttgggacctggtattcacggcatttttgaagaatttgccgtacagtaaagatctggtccgttgtcgagcgaccgtcaacgaagccggcttgataacttcccacgaactcactCACTAATGacgacagacgacggaagatgatctgggatatcactttgtaggcgctgccttgactttcactgcctgtactctcagtgccattcaaatgttcctcgtagtgctgcttccacctttcgatcaccacacgttcgttcgtcaagatgctcccatccttatcctggcacatttcggctcgtggcacgaagcctttgcggtatgcgttgagcttctggtagaactttcgtgtttcttgagaacggcacagctgttccatctccccgcactccgcttcttccaggcgacatttcttctcctgaaaaaggcgggtctgctgtctccgcttccgtcaataacgttccacgttctgccgggtaccttgctgcagcgcgaccgcctgcgctgcgtccttctcctccacaatctgtctgcactcttcgtcaaaccaatcgttccgttgacttcgtcccacaaatccgacgttgttctccgctgcgtcggtaattgctgctttgactgtattccagcagtcctcaagagggccccatcgagctcactctcttccggcaacgctgcctcgagatgctgcgcgtatgcagtgatGACATCAGgctgcttcagtcgctctaggtcgttggtaccgaacattgttgatgacggatagttttgggcgcagtttaaccatcaccagatagtggtcagagtcgatgttagcgccacgataatCCTAACGTCGATAatatcggagaagtgccgtccatcaattagaacgtggtcgatttgtgattctgtatgcagtggtgatctccaggtgtaccgatacgggaggctgtgttggaagtaggtgctgcgaatggccatattcttggaggcggcgaaatcaattagtggtaggccgttttcgttcgtcagccggtaagtgccccagtaaaccacatatcgtataacaaacagcaaataaagtcgcatttgcgtccatcaaaaatctgaatcgcattgtatattaaactttgtcagattattgtcaaaagatgttgtattgaatgcatcgtatacgataatGTTTACCGTAGCGAAAATCAATCATAATTgtgtgaataaaaactcgtaatgacttatactccttgcaatatcctatatgagtgcgaatgaatgtctatgtgaatcgtaatacaatcgaaaccacttcaAACGAAAAGGCTTGTtgaagtttcaagcagttgtaaagatataaattgtgtagtttaaGTTGGACAAAAATCCGAATCAGTATAAGATATGCAGTATAGTGCagtggtagagtatccgcctgcaaATCCAAAGATCGCATGTTTCGAGGCTTGGTgctggtaagattttttttatttttcatatttttatgtataatcgtaatacacccaggttttttttacacggtttggttttggtcgtttaagaccttcagggtcaatgaagcaatgagttaaccccaccaaaaaattcacaaaaaatcaaagaaaattcagggggtatttgaaaagctgtaaaagttcaggttaaccgagaaattaatgaattccaaccgcgtaaaaaaaacctgggtgtactgtTCTCATGATGTCGGGAAAAATCGTATAATTaaactcgtatgtacctatatcgcctccactttggtacgtatatagccaatctgtgcactatatacgattaagttggttcttatataataacctatatcaagagatataggtaccaaaatgttgactggggctggaacttcccaatagtcggtgtTCGGGATAACCAATTTTTAAAGCAGCCGTTTTCCTATTGTAGCAGCTTAAACTATAATATGGTTTTATTAGAATTCATCACTTCAATTAACTTACAATGATTGGTTTCTAACCCTAATATTTGCACTAAACGACCTGCTAATCTTGCCGTAACAAAATCTATATATCTTTgggttgttgatttttttcggtgaaaaacgaCACACACAATTCccgttttttaataacgtttcggcttactccattcagccatcatcagatctgCGAAAATGTTTTATTAATTACTTTTAGTTAAATACAATTTTCTTTTTCACCCACTTACATTGAAAAAAACGTTTACATCCCACCAGTGTGGTCTAATAACTAAACCCTCTTTTACTCGATCTAACACTATCAGCTCCTATGtgtgtattgcaccatgtgcgtcATCGTCGCTGCCGAGTGGACGTTCGCCTGTTCAACGATCGTATTTTGCACACTAGTGCGTTGTAGGCCGAGTCTATACCACCGCATTCTCGTTGCAGATTTACCGTCACGTCATTGCCCATCAACTTTATGTGGAAAGCCTCCGCGATTAACCTGCTCTCCTGGTTTTCGATTTGTTCCAATATAGTTGTGTTGTTGAAATCAAAATTGTGTCCGTCTGTCAAATGATGTTGCGCAAGACCCGTCCTCGACTCCTTCTTTCTTATGCTGGTTCTATGTTCGTTGATTCTCGTTTCCAGCATAAGAAAGAAGGAGTCGAGGACGGGTCTTGCGCAACATCATTTGACAGACGGACACAATTTTGATTTCAACAACACAACTATATTGGAACAAATCGAAAACCAGGAGAGCAGGTTAATCGCGGAGGCTTTCCACATAAAGTTGATGGGCAATGACGTGACGGTAAATCTGCAACGAGAATGCGGTGGTATAGACTCGGCCTACAACGCACTAGTGTGCAAAATACGATCGTTGAACAGGCGAACGTCCACTCGGCAGCGACGATgacgcacatggtgcaatacacaCATAGGAGCTGATAGTGTTAGATCGAGTAAAAAAGGGGGGTTAGTTATTAGACCACACTGGTGGGATGTGAACGTTTTTTTCAATGTAAGTGGGTGAAAAGAAAATTGTATTTAAATTCAAAAGTAATTAATAAAACATTTTCGcagatctgatgatggctgaatggaataagccgaaacgttattaaaaaacggGAATTGTGTGTGtcgtttttcaccgaaaaaaatcaacaacccAAAGATATAAAAATTCACGGTGACCAAAACCCTACTAAAACAAAATCTATATGTAAGTACAATTCTTACTTTGCACTACTTTTAGTGCCGCCTATTTGTTTTGCTACGAATATCCGCTTTTTTCCTCTTCATCTAGGCATCAGTAGGTGGAATAGACCAAATACAGCAATACCAATGAGGTATGCAAACTGAGCTCCTCTTACCGTAATAGTTTGCTACACTGAGAAATACCACGGTGTCAACATACCCCAGCCCGTAACATCCTGTATTTCCTAGAAATTCTAGGATTTAGCTTTACTCCACAACACCGCTAGTTCAAGAAATCATCTAGAAAACTCAGAGATCATGTCCTGTTGCTGCGCGGATTTCTTCgtattgaaaatatttgttcaagCGCAATACGAATTAATCGTACGTATGTTTCTGATATTccgatttttgaagaaactcagTTGGCTGATCTCAAAACTGTCGTCAACCACTGGTTTGATATGTTTCCGGAATTTATTTTCTCCATTTATGCTGCTCTGATGTATGTTCATGTATCCATTTGATATTTTTGCGTTAGAAGTTTGTAATGGTCCGTATACAGTCCACCCAAGTCGACAACGCACTGCAATCGGTTCCATAACTGCACCGATCTTTGCTTCAAGCGGCGCGAATGAATGAAGGTTATTCAAACCAATAAGAATCTGAGGTTGTCCATCATATGAAGAAATGGGTAATCCTCTAAAATGTTCATATTGTCGGCTCAGATCCTCAGCATCTACAGACTGCGCTGGTAGCATCAGCTTGTTGACGGTGTGAATTGTGGGTAACAGTATCTTCTCATCCATTCCTAAAGCTGACACCCATACATTCGAACGCGTTGAATGCCTCTCGATCCGTTCAATATCAGCCGTCCACTGAATGGTGAGGTTTTCATTCACACCTTTTACTCCCAATCGATCTGCCAAGTTGCGTTCAAGAAGAGTTACCGACGAGCCTTCATCCAGAAACGCTAGTGCTGTAATCGAACGTCTTCCATAATGCAATGTAACCGGAATCATTCGGAACATCGTATCTCTTCTTGTTTGCATATGTGCACTTGTTTCAATTAGGTGATTCATTGGATGCAGGAGCGTGTTATGCGCTCCTCGGCACTCTGCGACGTTGCAGCCCTCTTTGAACTTGCAAACATGTTTTCTCGGTGAGATCTGTCCGGTGACTCTCCAGTGGTCCAGGAGAGTCTCCACAACgctatttctaatttttaaatgATCATCATCAGTTGACTCGTTCTTAGTTTTATACCCCAAGTTAACATTTGCTTCACATGCTTCTGACACTATTCCGGAAACAAAATCCGTAAACGTCCGAAGTGTTACTTTCTTTACACCTGTTTTAAATCTCACCCAGTTGCGTTTATCATTGTCTGGCAGTTTCTGTACCAGTTCATGAACCAAAAGGGGGTTCATTAAATGTTGTTTGAGACCCGCTGCTTCTAAATGTTCGATTATAGTACCGAAGGGAATGAAACTGGTGAGCCTACCAGCCTTTGGTGATTCCAAGTGACGAATTTTGTGTAAATGACTCTGCAAAATTTGCTCCGGTCGACCGTACAGCATCCGCAGCTTCTCAATAACTTTTGGTACCGACTTCGGAAACAGTAACTGTCCCCGAACCATCTCGAGAGCCGGATTTTTCAGGCATTCTTGCAGCCGAACAAGATTTTCCACGTCAGTATATCCACATGCTTTATTAGATGCTTGATACGCACCGTAAAATAGTGGCCATTCTTCTGACTTTCCCGAGAATGTCGGTAGCTTTTTACAGAGGCAACTCCTTGCAGACAATTGAGTTTTAGTTGGCATACACTGCAACTGAAGCTGGCTCAGCCTTTGTTGATTTTGATCACTCTTCCCCTTTCGTTTCTTTACgatctttctttcttcaaacgatagaactttttcaaattcttCATGGTTGTCACTTTCACTAGTTCCTTCACCTTTACGATCCTTTTCTCCATATTTGTTTCGCTTTCTAGCCCATAGTAGGCACGATATTTCTTTTTCCGTTCTTTTCATAGATTCTTCAAATGACTGCTGCCTGCGCTTCATACGCTTCAGTTGCAACTTACGCTCTAGTAGAAGTACTTCCAAAACTATCTTCTCGTGTTCTTCCTGATCTTCTCGCATTTGTTTCTCCATCTCTAGCCGTTTTCTTCGGATTGCCTGATTTATCTCCATCTCTTTTCTCTTCAGAACAATTTCCGCTTCCAGCTCCCTTTCTATTCGTTTTTGGTTTTCTTCGATAACTTTCAGCTTTTCTTCAAAGGTTAACTCCGTGTAGGATTTTACGATGAATTGATCAGAATGGTCCCCGGTCGTTTTTACAagattttcattcatttttccTTGATGACATATCGCTTCACTACAGAACCATTTTCTCATGATAGCCCCGGATGGTACTTCGATGCAGCGCGTGTGGAACCACTGCTGACAACTTACGCACTGAACCATCCTTTCGTTTATGATAGAATGTTCGTCACAAGCAGCACATCGTTTGGCAGCTGGATCGATCATGTCGTTGGAAGGGTAACTCCTTTCAATCATTTTTAAGTTTGTTCGGGATAACCAATTTTTAAAGCAGCCGTTTTCCTATTGTAGCAGCTTAAACTATAATATGGTTTTATTAGAATTCATCACTTCAATTAACTTACAATGATTGGTTTCTAACCCTAATATTTGCACTAAACGACCTGCTAATCTTGCCGTAACAAAATCTATATGTAAGTACAATTCTTACTTTGCACTACTTTTAGTGCCgcctatttgtttttttttttttttttttttttttttttagctttattaaggagacttgcagccccaggCTGGCTCGCCTCCGAGACGCCTATTTGTTTTGCTACGAATATCCGCTTTTTTCCTCTTCATCTAGGCATCAGTAGGTGGAATAGACCAAATACAGCAATACCAATGAGGTATGCAAACTGAGCTCCTCTTACCGTAATAGTTTGCTACACTGAGATATACCACGGTGTCAacagtcggtctaaactcctccacttggccaacctgagcattCAAATCTCCTAAGATGAttttgaagttgaagaaccggcctttgatcctcaacctgcacattctctcgttgatcggccaccacccgatcacacgCCTTTGCATATCTATATATTGGTGTTAGTGTCATTAATCCCTGCTACGACGATGTTAGATGGATACTTCTTCATTCCTAAAACCTGGATTACCTACctgatacctggttggctacagcgttcatacacctatgcctggcgtattgtagagctccataatcgtcgtcgatgttcctccagtttccccgaacatTCATGGTCCCCAGGTCGGATTCCACCGCgggcagccagcgtgttcgtggccttccacgaagtcaccAGCCCTTATCTGTTTCtctttgaatattgttttcgctattcttttttctgacattcgcactaagtgaccagcccactgaagtctgccgtattttatacgattcacaatatttttttctttgtatactagatacagctcatgattcatgcgtctgcccCACACAACATTTTCTAGTTTCAccccgagtattgtacgcagcacttttcgctcgaaaacttcgaaagctctccggtccgcctctttaacgtccatgcttcacgTCCATAAagagccactggtagaatcagagttttgtatagagcaaatttcgtttccgtctgaaTGTTGCGGGAcataagctggttacgtaatccgtaaaaggccctattcgcagcagcaatatgtcccatttcagtgggacaaaagcctccactactgttctgcgatcgattccaatgaggttgATGTcttccgcaaagcccaggagcatatacgACCGTGCCGTTCTTCTTCACGTCAGATCTCTTAATAGCACCTTCGGGGGAAAAGtcgaacaataaattcgaaagtgcaacACCCTgtttcaatccgtctaaggtcacaaacgaggttgacacttcgtctgccatccgaatacttgatttcgagccgtccagcgttgcacgttttagtctaatcagtttcgccggaaaaccatgttaggacattatctgccacagctcatttcttttcactgaatcgtacgcttctttgaaatcgatgaacagatggtgagtctgcaagttgtattcccggaatttatcaaggatcatccgcaggctaaatatctgatccgtcgtagatcggccctcacgaaaacctgcctggtattcgccgacgaaggactcctcaaacgttctcagtctgttaaacaggatacgcgacaggaatttgtacgccgagttcagaagggtgatccctctgtaattggcacactctagtctgtgccctttcttatagattgagcATATGagaccatccaaccagccggcaggcagttcttcatccttctcatcctcgtttctcttctgcccttgctacaatGTACTgttctctgttggaacgggtatgAGTCACTAGCATTCGACTTCTAGAAaaatttttctcgtccgtcactttctggcactcctcatcaaaccaatcatttcgttggcgtcgctgtgcagtgacTAACACtttctgcgctgttgtagtcacagcttcgtggatattttcccacaatctgttgacgtcggcagatccggtggcatctcctatccgctcgtccagcttctggtggtactgttcagatGGACGAGCTGGTGGTActgttggatattgaaacgcacctgttgtttcgtgaattcgtgacgctggagagtcgcgcccgaatttttgcaactacaaggtaatgatccgagtcgatgttcggacctctgaaggaccttccaTCTATAAGATaagagaaatgtcgtccgtcgaccagcattagggtgattcaaaaaattgattttgctccacagcgctcatctgattctttatcattccttctagctatgtaggttttcttttaacctgcgcttaatggggaagcgtcattaaaagtataaaaaaaatccccatactaatttgcatgcaaacttgaaacggcttgtgctaaatcagtttaaatccaaatgagctcaaactttcagaggacacccagaacatgataaagaaccagatgagcactgtggagcaaaatcaattttttgatttttgaattttttgtcaatctttacatcgtgtgttgggcactctccgtaggccatatcaaggctctcatagaactcatccttcacgttatcaggcttatcgttcgttggggcatagatgctgatcaaactatagttgaagaatttgcccttcattctcaacacgcaaatgcggtcgcttatcggcttccaccggataacacgcttcatctgcttcccgatcatcatgaagccaactcctcgttctgatctgtcaccgccgctatagtagatgtggaacttgaatgaagtgttcgctatgggattcaccgcccggaattcacgttctgcagttctgggccaccgtatttcctggatggcTGCCACATTCACGTCGGCATTCTGCaactcacgagccaggagcccaaacCTGGACCATACGATTAGAAATAAGATTGACTTGGGAGCTGCCTTCTAATAAAATTCGACACGGgtgggtttttttttgtttttatcaatAACGTCCACCACAGCTGTTAGAAGCACATGAAGCACAGGGTACATTCTCGCTGCGACAGCTGGCAGATGTCATCAGACTCAACTACTGATCTCCCTTCTTTAGGATCTGTTGGCTCGCTGTATTCGATTAAGATTCTTCATTGGTTTCGACTTTGTCCTCGGCGTGTAGCAGACTATGGTGGCGGCGCTTACAGCAATTGCAAGTTTTATTTGACGAGCAGTTGCTACCACGATGTTCTCGCTTCAGGTTATTAAGCACACATTGCATTCCCTGACTTTTGCAAGACGTTGTTATACGGATAATCCTTGCTCCGGACAGTAAAGCTTAGGTGCCCTTTCCCACAGAAATCACAATTTGACTCCGATTCCTTCGTTACTGCTGCCAAAGACTTTTGGCTTGTCCTAGTTCCAGAGATGATTGATCTCGGTTATGAGGGGCCCCTGTTTCATGGATAGACCATCACATCTTTCCATGGTAAAGCACTCCTCTTTGAGATACTTCATCATTCGATAATACATATGAAGGTCACCGTGTTTAACCATGTGTTCCTTGTCCAAGGCGGATGCCAATACATGGACCAGAATGAGCTCCAATACTCCTAGAAATTATTGGTGTAGATACTTCAAACTCTCGACGTGTTTCGAGCATTCTCAGCTGATCGTAGGTTCCCTTGGACATCTTTTTGGGATTCAATAAAACATGGATGTGTCGATGGCATGGCGTTTGTTACCACATGTAGGCCTTCATGATTATTGACGTATTTTAGGGTCTAGCGGATAGAATGACAGAATTTAATTGAGTAGTCATGATCTGATCGCACACGACTTCACATGGTGAGGGAAAGATTTGGAATCAATTCGAGATCATTTCACTCAACTGCGATCATAGTCTGAATGAATAATTATAATGACTCTAAAAACCCATGATCCAAACCCAAACCCATGCACAATTCAGAAAGCTAATCTCAACATCAAGTGGACATTAGAAACAAAAAACTTTTACTCGTATTGTTCTTCAGATTCTTCTTCCTCTCGAACTGTGATAATCCTGTCTCCCACATTATAAATTTACTTTACTAGTTTCCAATGAATCATATTTATTTCTGAGGGTGTCGTAAGTTTTGTACCCTTAAATCTCGAGCCACTTTTCACCATATTTTACCCATATCTATACCGAAGGTAATTTTGAGAACGATCGATAAACTTGTTTTGAATTGGTACCAGCATCTGTGTTTGTTCCGGCTCAGCAGCTACGAACATTTGTGTACACTGCGGCATAGGCTACGAACCGGATATCACCGGAAAACTAATTTGATGGAAcaggaaaataaatttcaacattttatcGATGCTGGATGGGCAAACGACGCCGACACTAGTTGAAAATGCGTCCGGAAAGGAAGCAGTCCTTCCGCCCGATGCAACGGGGTCGAGAGTATGTCTTAAGGCTTCCGTCTTCAAGGCTgaacaaataaacaaaactgACGTACGTTGAGGACTGACCAGACCGGGCCAGGAATCAGGTCTACTTAATGAATAATTTATCATCATCTCATACCCGATTAAGGCTCGCATAAATTcac comes from Armigeres subalbatus isolate Guangzhou_Male chromosome 2, GZ_Asu_2, whole genome shotgun sequence and encodes:
- the LOC134209084 gene encoding uncharacterized protein LOC134209084; amino-acid sequence: MNENLVKTTGDHSDQFIVKSYTELTFEEKLKVIEENQKRIERELEAEIVLKRKEMEINQAIRRKRLEMEKQMREDQEEHEKIVLEVLLLERKLQLKRMKRRQQSFEESMKRTEKEISCLLWARKRNKYGEKDRKGEGTSESDNHEEFEKVLSFEERKIVKKRKGKSDQNQQRLSQLQLQCMPTKTQLSARSCLCKKLPTFSGKSEEWPLFYGAYQASNKACGYTDVENLVRLQECLKNPALEMVRGQLLFPKSVPKVIEKLRMLYGRPEQILQSHLHKIRHLESPKAGRLTSFIPFGTIIEHLEAAGLKQHLMNPLLVHELVQKLPDNDKRNWESRLIAEAFHIKLMGNDVTVNLQRECGGIDSAYNALVCKIRSLNRRTSTRQRR